The window GAATTTGACCGCCATTGCCTCACAGCCAAGTTTGTGCCAGTAAACACTTTGACCCCTTTTCTCCACTTCAGATACTCAGAGAGGGTAAAAAAGTGTCTGTACAGCCGTCGTTGtgccacaaaacacaaacataacacAGACATCAACAATTAAAACAGGGGCGTGAATTCAACAGTTTTCTTTAGTCTCTGTGTAGCCGCAAGTCTGCCTAGTAACCACCGAGCACCAACATTCCTTCTTCAACCTTTTGGTCAAACAGGCTCTCAACAGTTCTCTCCAAAGGCCACAAGAAActtatttttgtacaaaactAGACCTCCCGGTCATTTCTGTTAGCAGAAGAAATCTAATATTGCAAGAAAACTTCCCCATCttttgcatgattttttttttcctaaaattttttATGGAAGAAAAGTTAAACTTCCCAGTGTATCCCAGAATCAACGATGAGAGCACTTCCAAGTTCGTTCAAACGCATAGCAGTCCACAAAAACAAGGCTCGCTGTTTCTCCCGACTCTATGGTGCACTGAATTCACATGTTTTACGCTACATAGGTGTACACTTTGCGGTCCTCTGGTGTTCTTGCCAAGTATTCCCTCTCAATGAGTCCTTCAATACGCTTCTTGATGACTACAGGACTGGGGAGGAATCGCGCTCGCAACTGCTGTGTGACCTGGGGAGTAAAGACACAAAAACCAGTGAGTACAAGCTCTAATGTGATTTTTCCCTGTCACTTCAGGCTGACTCACCTCTGCTACTAGGACATTGTGCTGCATCTTCTTCCTAGACTTCATGATGCGAACAATAGCAGCTTCAATCTCATGCTTCCTGTCGTCGTCCACCTTCTGTCGGGTCTCTTTCCTCTCTGGGTCAGACTCCCCTTGTTTTGCAGCCACTAGGGGGCACAAATGGCAAATGTCAAGACTCAAGGCATGCATTGAAAATTTCCCTCAGCTTTGTGCTGGCTCCTAATGCATCATAAGCGACAAGTGACCCACAATCCATagagagaaataaataaataaataaaagattacTGTGCTCATATCAGGACAGCTCTTATTTACTAAATGGATCGCCATACCCGTCTGGATTTTGACCCGGTGCAGTTTGGAGGTAAACTGGTCATTGACTGTAAACGCATGGCCATTCTCAATCTCCTTGGACTTGGGCTCCTTGGTGAGGACTCTCTGAGTGGGTTTCCCACAGGCAAGCGACTGCAGCGCCCGTACCAGCTCCCTCTCCGGAATATCTGTCTCCTGCTGGATCTCCTATAGGGTTTGGAGACCAAGAGATATACACAGAGTCAAGTCTACAATATATGCAAAGTACAGCACAAGCAGTAGAGACGTAGTAGGTTTTAGATTTGTGCGTTTTAGCCTGTAACCGAGAAAAACCGGGACAACAATTCCTGACCTCAAAGGTGGACTTCTCTCTGTTGTTGAAAAGCATGAGGATGGTCATCTGGAAGGTGGACACCTGCAGGATGTGCTTCCTGGTGTTGGAACCAGTTACTTGGGCTCCCCCAACTCCGACCTCTGACCCATCCTCCTGTTGACACAACATCTGCCATCACTTCAAAAACATCACACAACAGCTGTTCATTCTCTatctagaaaaaaagaaagcgttTTCCTATTTTAAAACGAGTTAACACTGTGATTTTGCCTGAAGAAAGACGTGCACGCATCGTTCAAACACGATGGTCATACATCTACAGAACAAATGCGAGCTACGATAACAAGCAGAGTCAGAAATCATCTCGCAATGTGTCCAGCTCTCATTGATGCTATCATTGCTttcagtgaacacacacacacacacacaaatttggCAGATGGAGAAATGGAGGCGGAACAATGATATCCTGGATTACTTGGAATATATGGGCTGCGGTCGCATTGCCATGTATGTCAACTCACGTTAGTAACATAAATTGGTCCCCTTTGCCCAGCCACGTTGGAAACCACACTTTCCTAtgccttttatttcattttcgaCACACAGAAACACCACTTTGGCACTTGCAACAATTTTAActattgccatggcaacaaccCAACCTGGCAGCAAATTGATGACGCAATAATGCTGCATTTACAGCTCGAATTTCACTCTGTTGTAGTCAATGTATGTTCCATTATAGTGTGAACATAAAATCAATGAGCTACCCATTTCATGTCGTACAGTGCCACTTGCATTCATCTTATAAGACTGTAAAAATTGTACAGTGTAGAATAGGCATTAGATACACAGACCTGGGTTACATCAGACGACAACATGGACATGAGAGTGCCTCTGTGACGCGTGACATACAAATTAGTTCAATGTAATACATCAACTAAGTGACCGAGAGCAGAGCATGATAAAACTTGTTCCTTTCCACTACAACTCAGTTTGGGAGAACGAAAAGCCAAACCTTGAACATGGAGCGactgtttattaaaaacaaaacaacaacaatgcactGTAATTACCCCTCAATCGGTTTCACACAAGAAAACGGATATTGTGGAAAGATGAAAACATAGTCAGTCTTTTAGGTATTTAAAGTGGCACATACCTTTTTAATGGGCCCATAGAAGGTGGCGTTTAGATCTGCAGAACCCATGTGGTGCTGCAGTGTTAGCTGTCTGCCGCTGTGCTTCCCAAGATAAAACCTACATGCAGAATAAAGTCACACAGAGTAAATGTCAGAGAATAGTCAGTGTGGCTTTATGAATCTGCTTTATCAAACTCCACTGGTTGTGCATTCTGTCACAATCTGATCAAACCTTTCACCTCAGCTACTTTGGCCACCTTGTGTTGGATCATTTTAAAGTTAGCATGGATCCTGCTTCGATTTAGAACAGTACACTACTGCTTGAAACTGACAAGAAACCTCGAGGAACAAGATCTGGCTTCAATACATTAGGGATTTAAACAACAGTTAAACTACAACAAAATGCAGAAACCGGAGAGAATGTGTCATGTGCAACGTACTGACCTTCTGAAGACTTCAAAAGCATGTCGAGGTGAAGGGGGGATGTTACATTTGGGTGTTGCCGATTGTGTCGGCCAGTAACCTGTAGTCAGCACTCTCACCGTGAGATCGACGCCTCCGAGAGACACCTGACGTTAGAACAGAGGTGGACAATTCATTTTCCAAAGGGTGCCTCCCTGCACATGAGAAACTGGAATGGTTGTCACAGGCTGCTAAAGACAACAGCGTTTAAAATGAGTTTGTCTTCATATACAGCAGTAAATTGTATTGATAAAATGTTACAGGTGTACAGGATGTTACAAATGGGAgctgaaaattttaaaatataaggaatcatatttaaaaacatcGCTTTTACATCAAcagtaacaaaaacatttgtgaacAAAATGTACATGCTTTTGCAGTACTTCAGTGACAAGTATACATTACTggctaaaaacaacattttgtgtacatggttaaaacatttttccccCATGGGTGCTAATATTATGAGCACCAAACACATTCTCATTTTAGCTGTTCCTGGTTGGGACACACAAGCTTTACCACAACCTGCATAGCATCCTCAGTCTTCCTCATCTCTCACACTCTGCATTTTTGTGTCTATATGCATGTAAAAGagcaaataaaaactaaattaagTGTGTAGACAAAATTAAACATCCATGTGGTGTACAGTATGCCGACAATGAGTTTGGGTCGTTTAGCTTCTGCTCACCCCGGTGGTCTGCAGATGTTGTCTAAACTCATCCATGGTGGTGTTGGAAATGCTCATATCCCGGAACATACCTTCCAGTTTAGACGTGAACTGACAGCCACACTCAGTCTGAGAAAGGACCAAAAGGATTCCAATCAGAAATTACACAATACGGTATGCAATCCGTCAATTATTCTGTATATGCAGTTTGTCTTCAAAGTTGTagtctttgtgtatttttattatacagGTAAAAATAGGCATGCTATTTAGTTTGAAAGATAAATCTTGTCATTGTATGTCATTGTTGGCTTGTGTCTCACACCTTAAGCTTCGAGATCATGTTCTTCTCCGAGTCATCTGAGACACTCTTGTTGGTGAGCAGCCTGCGGGCCAGATGTTGCTTGTAGTACCTCTCAAACACATCCTTCTCCTGCATGAAGCGGAACAGCACCATGGCCTTGTCCAGTATGGACTCCACCTCCTGCTCTGTCagctgaagaaaagaaaagcaaaatgtaTATGATGGTTCCTGTCGAAATGTCAGGAGGCAGTTATCCACAAACTCACCCCTTTGACTCCTTTCTTCAGTTTGTCATCAATAAAGAGTGAGAGGTACTCGGGCGAGCGTGAGTTGAGGTTGAGGAAGTACTCAAAGTCGCCAGCAATAGTTTGTTTGAAGAGACGGTCGTTATTGAAAGATTCCTGGAGAAAACGGTCAAAACGCAACTTCAGGTCCAGTAGACCCTGTGGGAAGAAGAGAAGAGTGAGGCAGATCAAATCAACCTTACAACACACCCtcaaaatccctaaattcattCAAACAAGGTCACGTAAAAACAGTGAAGTGGGAGTGGGACACCATATTTGGAGACTACAAACATAGGGACAGTCAGAGCAGTTAGATTCTGTTTGGAGTTCAAAAGGAATGTTGTGATCCTGGA of the Phyllopteryx taeniolatus isolate TA_2022b chromosome 8, UOR_Ptae_1.2, whole genome shotgun sequence genome contains:
- the cul3b gene encoding cullin-3b; translated protein: MSNLSKGGTKKDTKMRIRAFPMTMDEKYVNNIWDLLKNAIQEIQRKNNSGLSFEELYRNAYTMVLHKHGEKLYTGLREVVTEHLINKVREDVLNSLNNNFLQTLNQAWNDHQTAMVMIRDILMYMDRVYVQQNNVENVYNLGLIIFRDQVVRYGCIRDHLRQTLLDMIARERKGEVVDRGAIRNACQMLMILGLEGRSVYEEDFEAPFLEMSAEFFQMESQKFLAENSASVYIKKVEARINEEIERVMHCLDKSTEEPIVKVVERELISKHMKTIVEMENSGLVHMLKNGKTDDLACMYKLFSRVPNGLKTMCECMSSYLREQGKALVSEEGEGKNPVDYIQGLLDLKLRFDRFLQESFNNDRLFKQTIAGDFEYFLNLNSRSPEYLSLFIDDKLKKGVKGLTEQEVESILDKAMVLFRFMQEKDVFERYYKQHLARRLLTNKSVSDDSEKNMISKLKTECGCQFTSKLEGMFRDMSISNTTMDEFRQHLQTTGVSLGGVDLTVRVLTTGYWPTQSATPKCNIPPSPRHAFEVFRRFYLGKHSGRQLTLQHHMGSADLNATFYGPIKKEDGSEVGVGGAQVTGSNTRKHILQVSTFQMTILMLFNNREKSTFEEIQQETDIPERELVRALQSLACGKPTQRVLTKEPKSKEIENGHAFTVNDQFTSKLHRVKIQTVAAKQGESDPERKETRQKVDDDRKHEIEAAIVRIMKSRKKMQHNVLVAEVTQQLRARFLPSPVVIKKRIEGLIEREYLARTPEDRKVYTYVA